Proteins found in one Gordonia sp. PDNC005 genomic segment:
- a CDS encoding acetyl-CoA carboxylase produces MAQHNVASPLPGVFYRSPAPGEPAFLNEGDPVTADTTIGLVEIMKQFSEVKAGASGTLASFAVDDGATLAPGDVVATVDTE; encoded by the coding sequence ATGGCGCAGCACAACGTCGCTTCACCGCTCCCCGGTGTCTTCTACCGTTCCCCGGCCCCCGGCGAGCCCGCCTTCCTCAATGAGGGCGATCCGGTCACCGCGGACACCACCATCGGTCTCGTCGAGATCATGAAGCAGTTCAGCGAGGTCAAGGCGGGCGCGAGTGGAACGCTTGCCTCGTTCGCCGTCGACGACGGCGCAACCCTCGCTCCCGGCGACGTCGTCGCGACCGTCGACACCGAATAG
- a CDS encoding 5-oxoprolinase subunit PxpA encodes MVSLNSDMGENFGIHSFGNDDALIPLVDTVNIACGFHAGDPVGMHETVVNVLTGGVTIGSHPGLPDLVGFGRREMKLFPDEAADIVRYQTGALVAFLKAEGAELDHIKPHGSLYGMSSRDPEMAEAIAVVAADYGVPIFGIPNSEHEKAADKLGVPFVAEFYVDLKYRNDGSLIVARRPHATPVDEARERAVRALRDGVAIADDGTEFPIRVDSVCVHSDTPNAVEIATTVREVLTELKLAA; translated from the coding sequence ATGGTCTCTCTCAACTCCGACATGGGTGAGAACTTCGGCATTCACTCGTTCGGCAACGACGATGCGCTCATCCCACTTGTCGACACCGTCAACATCGCCTGTGGGTTCCACGCCGGAGATCCGGTCGGTATGCACGAGACGGTCGTCAACGTCCTGACCGGAGGCGTGACGATCGGGTCGCATCCGGGCCTCCCGGACCTTGTCGGGTTCGGCCGTCGTGAGATGAAGCTGTTCCCGGACGAGGCCGCTGACATCGTGCGATACCAGACTGGTGCCCTCGTCGCATTCCTCAAGGCGGAAGGCGCAGAACTGGATCACATCAAGCCGCACGGCTCGCTGTACGGAATGTCGTCGCGAGATCCGGAGATGGCAGAGGCGATCGCGGTGGTCGCCGCGGACTACGGCGTCCCGATCTTCGGCATCCCGAATTCAGAGCACGAGAAGGCAGCGGACAAGCTCGGCGTGCCGTTTGTCGCTGAGTTCTACGTCGACCTCAAGTACCGCAACGACGGCTCGCTGATCGTCGCCCGCCGCCCGCACGCCACTCCGGTGGACGAGGCGCGCGAGCGCGCAGTCCGTGCACTCCGCGACGGCGTCGCCATCGCCGACGACGGCACGGAGTTCCCGATCCGCGTCGATTCGGTCTGCGTCCACTCGGACACTCCGAACGCCGTCGAGATCGCGACCACGGTCCGCGAGGTCCTGACAGAGTTGAAACTGGCCGCTTGA
- a CDS encoding Rieske 2Fe-2S domain-containing protein: MAFELVTTLDDLWEGDMESFTVGGKEILIVVLDGGEVVATQAICPHQQVELVEGELDGEKLTCRLHLWQFDLTTCKGLNPTHAELAKFPVEVRGEEIYVDPTGDDPKVAHS; encoded by the coding sequence ATGGCATTCGAACTCGTCACCACGCTCGACGACCTGTGGGAGGGCGACATGGAGTCGTTCACCGTCGGCGGCAAGGAGATCCTGATCGTCGTCCTCGACGGCGGCGAGGTGGTCGCCACCCAGGCGATCTGTCCGCACCAGCAGGTGGAGCTGGTCGAAGGTGAACTCGACGGCGAGAAACTGACCTGCAGGCTGCACCTCTGGCAGTTCGACCTCACAACGTGCAAGGGCCTCAATCCCACTCATGCCGAGCTCGCGAAATTCCCGGTCGAGGTTCGCGGCGAAGAGATCTACGTCGACCCGACGGGCGACGACCCCAAGGTCGCTCACTCGTGA
- a CDS encoding toluene-4-monooxygenase system B family protein: MALFPISSHFHGDFVLKLVPVDTENTMDEVAIAAAEHSVGVHVPDQPGKVIRARKQGASEPFPRTMILADTGLEPTDTVEFYYSEA, translated from the coding sequence ATGGCACTCTTCCCGATCTCTTCGCACTTTCACGGCGATTTCGTCCTCAAACTGGTCCCGGTCGACACGGAGAACACGATGGACGAGGTCGCGATCGCGGCAGCCGAGCACTCCGTCGGCGTCCACGTCCCTGACCAGCCCGGCAAGGTGATTCGAGCCCGAAAGCAGGGAGCGAGCGAGCCCTTCCCGCGGACGATGATCCTCGCCGACACCGGCCTCGAGCCCACCGACACCGTCGAGTTCTACTACAGCGAGGCATGA
- a CDS encoding 2Fe-2S iron-sulfur cluster-binding protein, with product MTGPEGGATTLSTHDVTTDDGRRFVCRDDDTLLRAALRAGVAATYECNSGGCGTCKFTLAEGEVHQLDPDAGGLSPRDKRKGKMLACQSIPLTDCTISLQSGEAWFEKQSTPDLRVGTVAEVRHLTHDLREVTLTASGPADFLPGQFAMLSVAGAPIHHGSREGSPRTLERAYSMSNLPNSEGRWQFQIKRVPGGAVSPLVVDELKVGDEVVIDGPYGHAYLKDTGRDILVVAGGSGLAPIVSVVRGLAERADAAGRRVSFYYGGRTAADMCAIEFVDEVRERVADIELVEAVSMELDDDWTGARGFIHSLIDAESVDDLAERDVYVAGPPMMTDAVVRKLVLDLGLSTDNIHYDRFF from the coding sequence ATGACCGGTCCGGAAGGAGGCGCCACGACGCTATCGACCCACGACGTAACCACTGACGACGGTCGGAGGTTCGTCTGCCGCGACGACGACACGCTGCTCCGCGCCGCCCTCCGGGCCGGCGTCGCCGCCACGTACGAGTGCAACAGCGGCGGCTGCGGAACATGCAAGTTCACCCTCGCCGAGGGCGAGGTGCACCAGCTGGATCCGGACGCGGGTGGGCTCTCGCCTCGCGACAAGCGCAAGGGCAAGATGCTCGCCTGCCAGTCGATTCCGCTCACGGACTGCACGATCTCACTGCAGTCCGGCGAAGCGTGGTTCGAGAAGCAGTCCACTCCCGACCTCCGGGTCGGAACGGTGGCCGAGGTCCGTCACCTCACGCACGACCTGCGTGAGGTGACGTTGACCGCCTCCGGTCCAGCCGATTTCCTCCCCGGTCAGTTCGCGATGTTGTCCGTCGCCGGTGCACCCATCCACCACGGATCGCGTGAAGGCTCGCCACGCACCCTTGAACGCGCCTACTCGATGTCGAACCTTCCGAACAGCGAAGGTCGATGGCAGTTCCAGATCAAGCGAGTGCCGGGAGGCGCGGTGTCGCCGCTCGTCGTCGACGAACTGAAGGTCGGTGACGAAGTCGTGATCGACGGGCCATACGGCCACGCGTACCTGAAGGACACCGGGCGAGACATCCTCGTCGTCGCCGGCGGATCCGGACTGGCGCCGATTGTCTCGGTGGTGCGCGGTCTCGCTGAACGTGCGGACGCGGCAGGCCGACGAGTCTCGTTCTACTACGGCGGACGAACCGCAGCAGACATGTGTGCCATCGAATTCGTCGACGAGGTCCGCGAACGTGTCGCCGACATCGAGCTGGTCGAAGCAGTCTCCATGGAACTCGACGACGACTGGACGGGTGCACGCGGTTTCATCCATTCGCTCATCGACGCCGAGTCGGTCGACGATCTCGCAGAGCGAGACGTCTACGTCGCCGGCCCTCCGATGATGACCGACGCGGTGGTCCGCAAGCTCGTCCTCGACCTCGGACTCTCCACCGACAACATTCACTACGACCGATTCTTTTAG
- a CDS encoding aromatic/alkene monooxygenase hydroxylase subunit beta has translation MSTPNALRPQKTWDHLAKRRRRPSEYEIVSTKLLWHTRDQEQPWDVDHEGFMADWYRKYRNGSPITHEDWDAFRDPDELVYRTYNILQDGQETYVEGLFDQHNLEGHDEGLGGEWVASLARLYAPGRYLLHTVQMASAYLVHMAQASTIANCAAFQSADQLRLLSHIAYRTAEMAKSHPSVGLGENERQIWEEDPAWQRFRELMECILATRDWAEAFVALNVVAKPAIDEAFFRAQAVSARRQNDTLFALVAEAGLRDSDRSRRWTTELIGHMAQNPSNVPVIKGWLDRWVPLGDAAIDAFCSELPDNPDASARAIAAAAAFRAQLPLGS, from the coding sequence ATGAGCACACCTAACGCACTCCGCCCCCAGAAGACCTGGGATCACCTCGCGAAGCGCCGGCGCCGCCCCTCCGAGTACGAGATCGTCTCGACCAAGCTTCTCTGGCACACCCGTGACCAGGAGCAGCCGTGGGACGTCGACCACGAGGGCTTCATGGCCGACTGGTACCGCAAGTACCGGAACGGCTCGCCGATCACTCACGAGGACTGGGACGCCTTCCGGGACCCCGACGAGCTGGTCTATCGCACCTACAACATCCTCCAGGACGGTCAGGAGACCTACGTCGAGGGCTTGTTCGACCAGCACAACCTGGAGGGCCACGACGAGGGCCTCGGCGGCGAATGGGTCGCGTCGCTGGCCCGGCTGTACGCACCCGGTCGCTATCTGCTGCACACGGTGCAAATGGCCTCGGCCTACCTCGTCCACATGGCGCAGGCGTCGACCATCGCCAACTGCGCGGCGTTCCAGTCCGCAGACCAACTGCGCCTGCTCTCTCACATCGCATACCGCACCGCGGAAATGGCCAAGAGCCATCCGTCGGTCGGCCTCGGCGAGAACGAGCGGCAGATCTGGGAGGAGGATCCCGCGTGGCAGCGTTTCCGCGAGCTCATGGAGTGCATCCTCGCCACCCGGGACTGGGCCGAGGCGTTCGTCGCCCTCAATGTCGTCGCCAAGCCAGCGATCGACGAGGCGTTCTTCCGGGCGCAGGCCGTCAGCGCCCGCCGCCAGAACGACACACTGTTCGCGCTCGTCGCCGAGGCGGGACTGCGTGACAGCGACCGTTCGAGGCGTTGGACCACCGAGCTGATCGGCCACATGGCGCAGAACCCGAGCAACGTACCCGTCATCAAGGGCTGGCTCGATCGTTGGGTGCCGCTCGGCGACGCCGCGATCGACGCGTTCTGCTCGGAGCTGCCGGACAACCCGGACGCCTCCGCGCGCGCCATCGCCGCCGCGGCCGCGTTCCGCGCACAGCTCCCACTGGGGAGCTGA
- a CDS encoding tautomerase family protein, producing MPFVRIDWFPGRTLEQKREMVEVLTPEIARIAKCKTETIQFIFTDVAREDWGRNGKLFTDFYEYENDPE from the coding sequence GTGCCGTTCGTCCGCATCGACTGGTTCCCCGGCCGCACCCTCGAGCAGAAGCGCGAGATGGTCGAGGTCCTGACTCCCGAGATCGCTCGCATCGCCAAGTGCAAGACCGAGACGATTCAGTTCATCTTCACCGACGTGGCCCGCGAGGACTGGGGGCGCAACGGAAAGCTCTTCACCGACTTCTACGAATACGAGAACGACCCGGAGTAG
- a CDS encoding MmoB/DmpM family protein — translation MTDTTGTITDPVGPVVQAGEIADAVASAAVIDNDGQRVDIRNRGSYVRVEVDGGECILRRQTIEEELGRPFLMRELEVSMPSFVGRIETGTEQIRFYLAHRA, via the coding sequence ATGACCGACACAACCGGGACCATCACCGACCCCGTCGGACCCGTCGTCCAGGCCGGCGAGATCGCCGACGCCGTCGCATCGGCGGCGGTGATCGACAACGACGGCCAGCGCGTCGACATCCGCAACCGCGGCTCCTACGTCCGGGTCGAGGTCGACGGAGGAGAGTGCATTCTCCGCCGCCAGACCATCGAGGAGGAGCTCGGTCGCCCCTTCCTCATGCGTGAACTCGAAGTGAGCATGCCCTCCTTCGTCGGACGCATCGAGACCGGCACCGAGCAGATCCGCTTCTACCTCGCTCACCGCGCGTGA